In Deltaproteobacteria bacterium, the genomic window TGGCCAGGAGGGAGGAGACGATCCACCGGGACAGGAAGATCGGTCTCATGCAGTCCTCCTATATCTTTCCGAAAACGAAGTTGGATATGAGTTCCTCAAGATCGACCGAGGGCTGAGTCTCCCTGATTCTTCCGCCTGGGGGTATGATTTTCGCCGATCCACCGGGGGTGATTTCGACATACTTCTCACCGATCAGTCCCTTTGTTTTTATGGAGGCGATAGCGTCTTCCTGGATCTCGACTCCCTCGGAAATATTCAGAATGACCCGGGCCTGGTAATTCTCCAGAGCGATACTCTTGACCCGTCCCACCTCCACGCCCGCGATCACGACGGGAGAACCGGCTTTCAGCCCTCCGCTGTTGGAGAATACAGCATAGAGGTTGTACCCCTTGCTTCCCATGATTTCCATTCTCGCGAGTTTGACCGAGAGGTAACCCAGACAGATAATCCCGAAGATCACAAACAACCCGACTGACAGTTCAAGATCGAATCTCTTCATCCTTGGCCTCTGGCTTCCCCTCATCCAGTGGAATTACCGGACCTACCCGATCGGTTCCTTCACACTTCCATGGATGAACTCTTTGACGATTGGGTTCTCTGATGAAACTATCTCTTCAGGTGTTCCCACGGCCAGTATGGTTCCCTCGTGCAGCAAGGCCACCTTTTGCACTATGTCGAATATCCTCGGTATCTGGTGGGTTACGATTATCCCGGTGAACCCAAGGTTCCTGTGACACTTCCGGATAAGGGTTAGAATCGCGCAAGCGATGATCGGATCCAGGCCGGTTGTGGGCTCGTCAAAGAGCATGATCTCAGGGTCTTTTACGAGGGCCCTTGCCAGGGCTGCCCGTTTGACCATTCCTCCGCTGAGCTCTGCAGGATACTTGTGCTCTGATCCGGCAAGGCCGACTTCCTCGATCTTTGAGAGTACGGTCCTGCGGATCTCCTCGCTGCTCGAGGCACCCCTCTCTCTGAGGGGGAACGCGACATTCTCAAAGACCGTCAGGGAATCGAAGAGAGCCCCCCCCTGGAAAAGGAATCCGAATCGGCTCCGCAGCCGCTCCAGTTCCTTTCCTGTCGTGCGGGCCATGTCCAGCCCGGCAACGAGGACGCGCCCCCTGTCGGGTTTCATCAGCCCGGCGATGTGCTTTAGGAGTACGCTCTTTCCGTAGCCGCTCATCCCGATGAGGGCGAGAACCTCTCCCCTTTCGACCTGGAGAGAGACGCCCCTCAGCACTTCCGGCCCGTTGAAAGACTTGTGGAGATCCTCGACTCTGATCATCTCGCCTATCGGAAAAGGACCGAAGTCATGAAGTAATCCCAGACAAGGATAAGCACCGATGAGAGGACCACCGCCTGAGTGGTCGCCCGGCTCACGCCCTTGGCTCCGAATCCGGTATAGTACCCCTTATAGCAGCAGACCCAGGCCATCAGCCCACCGAAGCTGAGAGACTTGTAAATTCCTTCCAGGACATCTCTCATGTCGACATAGGTGGTTATCTCTCCAAAGTAGGTCCCGCTGCTCACTCCCAGAAGTTTCACCCCCACCAGATAGCCCCCGAAGATGCCGACCGCGTCGCAGATCGCCGTCAAGAGGGGAAGAGCGACGACTGCCGCCAGGAAGTTGGGCACCACGAGATACCGGAAAGGATTCAGCCCCATCAGCTCGATGGCGTCGATCTGTTCACTGATCCTCATGATCCCGATCTCGGCGGTCACGGCGGATCCTGCCCTTCCTGTGACCATCAGGCCCGACAGGACCGGTCCCAGCTCCTTGATCAGAGACAGAGCTACCATGGGCCCCAAAAGAGCGACAGATCCGAACCTTCTCAGGGTGTAGAACCCCTGGAGTCCCAGAACCATACCCGAAAAAGCGCCGGTGAGCAGGATCACCAGTATGGACTGAAACCCGATAAAGCGGATCTGGGTGAGAGCCCGGGAAAACTTAAGGGGAGGGGTCAGGGTGTAGAAAATCACCCTGGAGAGAAAGATTCCAAACCGTCCTGTTCTCCGGAGGGCGAAGAGGGATACAGCCCCCACCCTCCTAAGGGAGGAGCGGAAGAAAACCAGAATAGGACTCTCCATGGTATGAATCTTCTTGGTTCCCAAGAGTGTGTCTTGAGGTTCACCGTGTGATGCTGCAAATAATCACTATATCACAAAAAGAAGCCCTCTTCACAGGCACCCCGGTTGCCCGATGTCCCTGGGAAAGGAGGCCCGGTACTCGTCACGTGCGAAGCAAAAGGGATGCCATTTCTCGCGGTCTGCCCCGCTCAGGCTCGACGGAGAGCCGATGCCTTCCGCGATGTCGCTCCGAAGACGGCCTTCTTCAAGACGTGGGAACGCCTTCAGGTATTTTCCCCTTGACTAAACAGAGGATATCAATAATATTGACTGTACAAAACCGCGGCTTAAGAAACAGAGAAGGAGAGGCTGAGGGGGGATTCGGGCTTCTACTTGGAGGTTGACAAATGCGCCTGAAGAGCAAACTCGACAGAGGGCAATTCGCAATCCTGGCTGAAATGGAGCCACCCAAAGGGGTAGATGTCTCGGCGATGGTGAGCAATGCCGCTCGGGTGAAGGAAAATGTGGACGCCTTTGTGATTCCCGATATGAACGATGCCGTTGTCCGCATGAGCGCACTCGGGGGCGCCGCGATTCTCCAGGGAAAGGGGATGGAGACGGTGATGCAGGTGGGCTGCCGGGATCGAAACCGATTGGCCCTCCAGGCCGATCTGCTGGCGGCACATGCCTGCGGTGTCGGTGCCGTGATGGCGGTAAAGGGGGAGGATCCGAGCTTTGGAGACCACTATGAGGCCAGAGCGGTCTACGATCTCGAACTTCTCCAACTCCTGGACGTGGTCCAGAAGCTCCAGCAAGGACAGGACATGGCAGGAGGCGATCTTGCCGGATCGCCTGAATTCCTGGTCGGCTCGACCGTGAACGGGGGGGCCAGGGGAGATGCCTTGGAACTGGAACTCGAGGAACTGGGCAAGAAGATCGAAAAGGGGGCGCGCTTCTTCGTCACCCCACCTGTCTTCGATATCCCGTCCATGGATCCTTTCCTGAAGCGTGTCGACCGCAAGAGCACCCACATAATCCCGACTGTGCTCCTCCTCAAATCGGTTGGAATGGCCCGTTACATCCAGCGGCACCGGCAAGACATCCGCATGCCGGAGGCTCTGATCGAGCGGATACAGAAGGCCCCGGACCGGGCCGGTGAGTGTACCAGGATTGCGGCCGAGATGGTATCCGGACTGAAGGACAAGGGATTTAGCGGGGTCCTTCTGTCCGCCATGGGCTGGGAGGACAGGCTCCCCGAGATCCTGGAGAGAGCGGGCGAGTGGGGAGAGGGTCAAGATGGGTGAGGCAAGGAAGGGGGCGTCCTCTGTCCTTCAATTTCGGGATATACAGCAAAGGAGGAGTCGTATATGAGCGAAAAGAAGAGGATTCTTGTGGTGGACGATGAACCTGATTTCTGTTCCATCGTCCAGGCCAATCTCGAGAAGGAGGGGTTCGAGGTGGAGGTCGCCTATGATGGGGTGGAAGGCCTGGAGAAGGTTAAGGCGAATCCTCCGGATGCTATCGTCCTCGATGTCATGATGCCCGAGAAGGACGGCTACCAGGTCTGCGCGGAGCTCAAGGCAGACGAGCGCTATGCCGATATCCCCATCCTAATGTTGACCGCCGTAGCGTCCCGGGTATCGTCCACACGGTATTCCCATCGTGAGGGGATGAGTATGGAGGCGGAGGACTATCTTCCCAAGCCGGCCTCCGCTCAGCAGATCCTGGAAAGCGTCAAGCGGCTTCTCAACCTCTGAAGTCGTGGACCAATCCAATCTTCAGGAGCAGCCGAAGTGGAGTTCCGCCGCGGGTCTTTGATCGATGCTATGGAGGAGTTCGTGGCCGGACTTAGGCGTCGCCGAGGGCAGAGAGGCTGGATTGGTCGGGTCCTCTTTGCCGCCTCCCCATGCCTCAGGGATTAGCACTCGATCGCCCCGAACGATCTTGGCAGGAGTGGGGCAGGCTGCGGATCGGTATGAGAGTCGGTTTGGCTCCTTTGGTCTGGAGTAGTTTGCGGAGCGAGGGATTCTCAGATGAGATCGTCTACAGGAGACTCGAAATGGAGAACATAAAGGGACGGGCCAGGGTCCTTGTGGTGGGTAGTGAGTCTGATTTTCTGCAAATGGTGGGCAAGGCTCTTGAGGGCCGATTCGAAGTGCTCTTTGCATCGGACGAAAAGGAAGGGCTGTCCAAGGCGAGAACCGAACGGCCGGACGCGATCGTCTTGGGGTATCTCGAACCACGGGGCACCTCTTTTCGGCTCCACAAGAGACTCCGGGGGGGTTGGATAACCAAACATATCCCTCTGCTCGTGGTAGACGTCCGCCTCCCGGGGCAACCCCACAGGGGATGGACGAGTCAGGAAGCCATGCAGATGGATGCGGAGGATTACCTTTCCATCGCACCGGATGATGCCGCCTCGATTTCGCGGATGATGGAGTCCGTTCAACTCCCGGAGAAGATCAGCACCCGGTTGAGCGAGAGGACCAACTCTCTCAAGGAGGCGATCCTCGACCCCGAGACCTTCTGTGTAACTTGGGAGCAGATCCCCGGTCGGGGGGCTTTTGAAATCCAACAGGAGCAGGTGATCGACAACGTGGCCAAGGCCGCCGAGAGCGGCAGGATTCACGCCGTCAGCGTAACGGACAACCCGGGAGGGAATCCCGCTCTCTCCACAGAGATGTTGTGTGCGGAGATCAAGAAGCTCGGTGTCGAACCCCTGGTTCACCTCGCCTGCAGGGACAAGAACAGGAGTGAGATAGAGAGCATGCTTTACGGGGTCGCCGCAGAGGGTGTGAGAAATATTCTCGTCCTTTCGGGTGACTACCCGTCGGCCGAGGGGTTTGAGGGGAGACCCAAACCCGTGTTCGATGTGGATCCGATCAATGCTCTCCGGTTGATCGAGACGATGAACCGAGGGTTGGAACACCAGGTCATGGGCAAGAAGGTCACCCTGGCTCCCACCGATCTGTTTGCCGGGGTCTGCGTCTCTCCTTTCAAGAAACTCGAGTCGGAGCTCATGGCTCAGTACTTCAAACTCAAGAAGAAGATCGAGGCAGGGGCCAAGTTCGTGATCACCCAGGTCGGCTATGACGCCAGAAAATTCCATGAGGTACTCCAGTGGTTGAGGGTCAACAACTACGACATACCTGTGTTCGCAAACGTATACGTCCTGCCCTATGGAGCGGCCAGGCTGATGAATGCCAACGGGATTCCCGGCTGCGTGGTGACCGATAAGCTGGTGGCAGAACTGGCAGAAGAGAGAAAGGCCGAGGACAAGGGGAAGTCCGGCCGGCTGCTCAGAGCCGCAAAGATGTATGCCATGGCCAAAGGCATGGGTTATGCGGGTGCCCACATCGGAGGACATGGCATTACCTACGAGATGGTGGAATACATCATCGAGAAGGGGGAGGAGCTGTCCAAGGATTGGGAGAGCCTGGTGGCGGAGTTCGATTATCCCCAGCAGGACGGCTTCTACCTCTTTGAAAAGAACCCTGAGACAGGATTGAACACCGATGTCTTGGCCCAAAGGCCCCTGAGGCCCTCAAAGCCGCTCATCTATCGATTCGCCAGGATGGCGCACGGGCTGCTCTTCAACGAGAAGAGCTGGAGATTCAAGTTGCTCCGCCCGATGGCCAGAAGGGTCGACTCCTGGCCATGGGCCAAGGGGACGGTCGATTACCTTGAGCACCTGGCCAAAGCAGCCCTTTTCCGTTGCATGAATTGCGGCGACTGTGCCCTTTTCGATGTGGCTTTTGTCTGTCCCATGTCCCAATGCCCGAAGAACCAGAGGAACGGGGCCTGCGGAGGGAGCTACGAGGGATGGTGTGAGGTATATCCCAACCAGAAGAAGTGTGTCTGGGTCCAGGCATATGAGAGGCTTAAGGCCTACGGCGAGGAGACGGCCCTGGCGGATTACATCGTACCCCCCTGCAACTGGGAGCTGTGGCAGACCTCCTCGTGGCTCAATTTCTATCTGGGCCGGGACCATACAGCCAGGAGGCTCGGCATCAAACCGCCCTCCGAAGAGACGCCCGCCGGGGAACGTGGTGAGGTAGTCCGGAAACCGGGGGAGAAGAAAGCCCGGTCCGGAAGCTAGAGTTCATATGAAGGTCTTTTGCATCCTGGGCGATGAGCGGGCTTTTCGATCCAAATCGCCCGTCATCTTTTCGGCCGTGTTGAAACGAGTCGGAATCAAAGGGGTGTACGTGCCATTCAAGGTCGACCCGGATCAGTTAGGCCAGGCCGTGAGGAGCCTGAGAGCCCTCAATATCTCGGGTGCAAATGTCACCGTTCCATACAAGGAGAAGGTCATTCCCCATCTCGATGCGCTTTCGGAAGGAGCGACACTCATCGGAGCGGTCAACACGGTTGTCCGTAACGGCGGAATACTCAAGGGTTACAATACCAATGCCATCGGTTTCATGGATGCCCTCGATCACGCCGGTTTTGATGTGGCCGGCAAGTCTGCCCTGGTTTTTGGGGCCGGGGGTGCAGCCAAGGCGGTGGTTTTCATACTCAACTGGCTTCGGGCTGAATCGATTCTCATAGCGGCCAGGAGAGAGGAGAAAGCCGCAGAGATCGTCAACCGCATCGGGGGCGAGTCAAAGCCGATGGCCGCCCTGCTCGATGGACCCGTAGCCGCCCACATAGTGGTCAACGCCACCCCCGTATCCAGTCCGGACGAGTCGGCCGAATTGGCTGCCCTTGTCGCGGGACTGGACATTCCTGGATGCGAGCTGGTCCTCGATCTCAACTACGGCCGCCCCCGAAATCTCTGGCAGGAGCTGGCCCTTTCCAGGAACATACCCTTCATGGACGGCCGGCACGCCCTCGCCTTTCAGGCAAAGCGGAGCTTCGCCCTCTGGACAGGAATCCAGGTTGAGCCGGAGGAGTTTCTCAGAGCCATGGGCGAGGCATGAGATCAGCCGGGCTCTTGGGTGGCTTTCACGGGGAGGACGACCGTGAAGGTACTACCCTCTTCCGGGGTGCTCTCCACCTCGATGAACCCGCCCAGGGAATCCACGAGACCCTTGACGATGGGCAGCCCGAGTCCCGTACCGGTTATGTGCCTCGTCTTCTCGTTTTTCACCCGGTAGAATCGGTCGAAGATCTTGTCGAGATGCCTCGGTTCTATTCCAAACCCGTTATCTATGACTTCCACGCGGATGTTGATTCCGGCAAGCTCGGCCCTTACCCTGATTGCTCCCCCCTCCTGGGTATAGTTGATGGCATTGGTTATGAGATTTCCGAAGATGCTTTCCAGTGCCAGGGGATCAGCGGTGATCTGGGGGAGGGGTTTGTCCGGTAGTTCGAGGAGCAGGGATTGATTCCGGCTCTTTGCCCTGGCAAGCAGAAAATCGATGACCCCTTCGAGGATCTCCTCGAGCTGGACCTGCTTGGGCTCCTGAGCCACGATCCCCGCCTCGATTCGGGACAGATCGAGGAGATCCCCGATGAGGGCAATCAGTCCCTGGGTCTTTTCTTTGGCCCGGGACAGAATGTACTGGTCGTTTTTGGAGGTCTGCCCCACTACGTCCGTAAGGACGAGGGCCAGCTGTTCGTGGATCGTTGAAAGAGGAGATCTGAGCTCGTGGGAGACCTTGGCCACGAACTCTGACTTGAGTCGATCCAGGGCCTTCATCTCTGTAATGTCCACGACGTTGACCACGGCCCCCAGGCATTCCTTCCTTTCACCCAGAACAGGATGGCCCCTTGCGAGCAGGTACTTCTCGTTGGGCAGGGCGAGCTCGTAGGTGGGGATATCGTCAAAATCCACATGTTTTCCCTGGGAGATCTCCATGACGAGATTGCAGAGCCCGGGGTCGGTGACATACCTGTCTATCTGATCCCCAGGCCCCCGGTCAGGGGAGAGGTCGAGGAGTTGTCGGAAGGCCGGGTTCATGAGAACTACCTGCCCCCTGGCGTTTGTCACCACCACCCCGTCCGGAAGGGATTGGAGAATCGTATGGAGGCGGCTCTTCTCCGTGTCCAGATCAGAGAGGGTTCTCCTCCGCTCCTCTTCGAGTTTCTCTGCTTCCCTGGTGAGACGGAACTTTTCCAGCGCCCTGTTCACCACGATCCGCAACTGGTCGGGCTCGAAGGGTTTGGGGATGAAGTCGTAGGCCCCCTGTTTCATCGCCTCGATTGCCGTCTCCACCGTGGCATACCCGGTAATCACGATGACCAGAATCGTGTCATCCATCTCCCGGATCCGCCTGAGCACCTCCATCCCATCCATGCCCGGCATCTTCATGTCGAGGAGGACGATGGAGGCCCTCTCCTTCTCGAGAACCGCAAGCGCCTCTTCTCCCTGGGCAGCGGTGAGAACCTGGCAGTTCATCCGGCTGAGGATTCTCTGAGAGCCCTCTCTGATGCCCTCTTCATCATCCACAACCAGGACTCGCGGGGCGCCGGGGTTACTCTCCATCTCCACTGTCTCCGCTATCGGGCCGGGTAAGGGGGAGTTCGATTACGAAGGTGGTACCTTCGCCCGGTCGACTCCTTGCCGTGATGCGGCCGCCGTGGTTCTCCACGATGCCGTACACCAGGCTGAGCCCCAGGCCCGTGCCCTTTCCCTCTTCTTTGGTGGTAAAAAAGGGCTCGAAAATCTGCGGCAGGATCTCCTCGGGTATGCCCGGCCCCGTGTCCGTGATCTCGATGATCACCCCTTCGCCGTCAGGGGAGAGACGGGTTTTCAGTGTAAGGGTCCCCTTTCCCTCCATCGCCTCGACGGCATTGAGAATGATGTTCATGAACATGTGGTTGAGCTGTTGGATGTCCCCCTGGACAGGGGGGAGGGAGGGACTCAGTTGCTTCTCTATCTCTATGTTCTGAAAGATGGCCTGGTTCTCCAGGAGAAAGAGGGTCCTCGAGATGGCGCGGTTTATGTCGTGGGGACGCATCTCCTGGCGGGTCTGCCGGGCGAACTCGAGGAGTTCCTTGACCGTGTCGCGGCACCTCTGGGCGTCCTTGAGGATGCGCTCGAGGTCCTGCCGGGCCCCGTCTTCAAGTTGGTACTCCTCGAGGGCGAGTTTGGCAAAGAGGGTGATCCCTCCCAGGGGGTTGTTGAGCTGGTGAGCTACACCGGCGGCGAGTTTTCCGAGTGAGGCCATCTTCTCGGACTGGAGCAGCTGGAGTTGGGTCTTTTCCAGCGCCTCTTTCATTCTCAGGGTCTCGCGGAGATCGTGAAAGAACCCGATGGTGGCTACCTCCCGGTCCCCTTCGCACACGATGGCCGCGTTGAGGCTGATTGGGATCGCCTCGCCGTCTTTTCTCAGAAGATCGACCTGATAGGATTTGAGCTTTCCCCTGCCCCCATAATCTTCGCTGCGAAGCTTCTGCATTACGTCTCGTGCGCCGTCGCCGGGATAGATATCCCGGATGTTGAGGCGGTGGAGGGCCTCCTCTATGGTGTAGCCCAGGATCTCTGAGGCGGCGTCGTTGAAGATGAGGATTCTCCCGGTCTTGTCTGATGCGATGACACCGTCAACGGAGCTCAGGATCAGGTTCCGCAAGAAGGCGCTGGACCGGTGGAGGCTCTCCTCGAGCTTACCCAGGATGGGGAGGTCGAAATCCAGGACCGCGACAGCCTCGACCGTCTTTCCCGAGAAGATGGGGTAGGCGTAAAGACACGAGATAACCTCCTCCTGGGGACAGTGCTGGCCTTCTCTTAGGACGGGCTTACCGGTCCTCATGGTCTCCATTGCGGGACAGTTCTCACAGGGACAGGAGAGACCGTTGTAGACCTGGTGGCAGCGTTTGCCGAGAACCCGGGATCCCCCTTCCCGAGCAGCCTCCCTTGTGGTTGCAAGGATTTCACAGTCGGGCGAGACGACCACGACGTTATGTTTGAAAGCGTAGAGAGCCCGGAGGAGGTATTCTCTCTGTCGATCCACCTGCATTTCTCTTCCCATTGGGAAAGCGACCTTTGAAAGGTTACCGGTAAACCGCCGATCCTGTCAAGGGTCACAAAGATCGGCCGGGGCTTGTGAAAAAATATACTTGAATTAGCCCTTGAAATGAGTTAATTTACTGCTGACCTACTCGCCCCAGACAGAAGAACAACTGGGATTCTCCGACCATCGATAGGCCCCCTGAAAGAGGGATAGCAAGTTCAGGGGGCTGGCGCGTTAATTTCCATGAGGAAAGGGCAATACAGATGAAATCAGAGAGTCATCTCGAAAAGGTATTGGAAGCCGGGCATTTTGCCTTTACGGGTGAACTCGGACCGCCCCGTGGAGCCAATGTTGAAGCCGTGAGAAAGAAGGCAGGCCATTTGAAGGGAATGGTCGATGCCGTGAACATAACCGACAACCAGACCGCCGTGGTCCGGTTGTCGAGCTGGGCGACATCGCTGATCGTGCTCGAGGAGGGCCTCGAACCGAATTTCCAGATGACCTGCCGGGACAGGAACCGCCTGGCCATGCAGGCCGACATTCTCGGGGCCTACGCCCTTGGCATCAGGAACATGCTCTGTCTCACCGGCGACCACCAGCAGTTCGGAGACCATCCGAAGTCGAAGGGCGTATTCGACATCGACTCCATCCAGTTGATCAGCATGGTGAAGACCATGCGGGACGAGGGCAAGTTCCTGAACGGTGTCGAGATCGACGTTCCTCCAAAGGTATTTATCGGGGCTGCGGCCAACCCTTTCGGTGAGCCCTTCGAGTGGCGCGTGCACCGTCTGGCCAAGAAAATCGCGGCGGGTGCAGACTTCATTCAGACCCAGTGCATCTACAACATGGACAAGTTCAGGGAGTGGATTCGCCAGGCAAACGACATGGGATTGACGGAAAAGGTCTATATCCTGGCCGGCGTCACCCCGCTCAAGAGTGTAGGTATGGCAAAATACATGAAAACAAGCGTTCCCGGTCTGGACGTGCCCGACGAATACATAAAACGCCTTCAAGGGGTGGAGAAGAAGAAGGCCGCAGAAGAGGGTATCAAGATCGCCTGCGAACAGATAGAGCAGTTCAAGGATATGAAGGGAGTGGCCGGTGTGCACCTCATGGCGATTGAGTGGGAGCATAGGGTACCGGAGATCGCCGAGCGGGCCAAGGTGTTGCCCAGGCCCCAGGTGTAGGAAGGGCCTGGTCTGGTTGGGCCTGGGGAAGGGGCTTCTTTCCCGCTGAGGTGCGGCAGGCAGCGAGATCAGAGAACAAGGGGGCATCGATGTACGATTTTGTTCGTGGACCGCTGGTGTGGGTGGCTTTTGCGGTTTTCTTCGGAGGGCTGGTCTTTCAGGCCCTTCGATTCTTCAGCCTCACCAGAAAGAGGGATCGGGTTTTTCTCCCTGCAGGTATGCAGAGACGGGGAGGAGAGTCGGCCGGGCCCTCGAGAAACTGGCTTCGCTCTCTCAGGTTCACCATCATAGGGACCCACCCGGTCATGACCGTTGTCACCTCTGTCTTCCATGTCTGCCTCTTCGTGACCCCGATTTTTCTTCTGGCCCACAGCATCCTCTTTTACGAATCCTGGGGCATAGGGATATGGAGCTTTTCCGAATCCACGACAGAGGTGCTCACGATCGTCTTTCTTGCGTGTGGAGTCTTCTTTCTTCTTAGACGGATACTTCTCCGGCGGGTGCGGGCGATCACGACGGCTTATGACTATATAATTCTATTTGTCACGGTTGCTCCTTTTCTGTCAGGTTTCTTTGCCTACCACCAGTGGTTCGACTACAAGACCATGGTCATCGCTCATATCCTGACAGGGGAGTTGATGCTGGTGGTGATACCCTTCACCAAGTTGGGACACATGCTCTTCTTCTTCCTCTACCGTTTTCTTATCGGTAGTGAGTACAGCTTTGGACAGGGAAGCAGGACGTGGTAGGGGAAGAGAATCTGGGTAGACCGGGGGCGAGTGAATGGCTGAGCAAACAAAGGCATCCGTAGAAACCGGGAAGATCAAAGCGATGCTCGATCGCAGAAAGGGGAAGATGAAGCTTCTCCTTTCTCACTGTGCCCACTGCAGTATCTGTGCAGAGAGCTGTTTTCTCTACACGGCCCATCACGGTGATCCCCAGTACATGCCGTCCTACAAGGCGATTTTCTCGCTGGGAAGGCTATACAAGAAGAGGGGGAGAGTCGACAGGGGATTTCTGGAGGAGATAAAGGGGATCGTGTGGAGAAACTGCGTTCTCTGCCGCCGTTGCTACTGCCCCATCGGCATCGATATCCCAAGCATGATCGCCTTTGCTCGTTCCATCTGCCGATCCCAGGGGGTGTACCCGGATTTTGAGGAACCGGAGCACAGGGAAAGCTGGCTCTGAGCCGGGAAACAGGCCTGGGGCTGACCGGTCAACGGCGAAAAAGGCGGCTCTTGAAGGGAAGGGAGATATGAAGAAGAGGCAGTTCGTATGGTTTCTTGTCGGTCTTTTTGTAGTCGTCACCGGATCGATCCTCCAGGGACAACCGGAGAAGATCGTGCTCGATCATGACAAAGCCTTCAAGAAAAGGCAGCGCCCCCCGGTCGTCTTCCCCCATGAAGCCCAC contains:
- a CDS encoding (Fe-S)-binding protein, which produces MAEQTKASVETGKIKAMLDRRKGKMKLLLSHCAHCSICAESCFLYTAHHGDPQYMPSYKAIFSLGRLYKKRGRVDRGFLEEIKGIVWRNCVLCRRCYCPIGIDIPSMIAFARSICRSQGVYPDFEEPEHRESWL
- a CDS encoding methylenetetrahydrofolate reductase: MKSESHLEKVLEAGHFAFTGELGPPRGANVEAVRKKAGHLKGMVDAVNITDNQTAVVRLSSWATSLIVLEEGLEPNFQMTCRDRNRLAMQADILGAYALGIRNMLCLTGDHQQFGDHPKSKGVFDIDSIQLISMVKTMRDEGKFLNGVEIDVPPKVFIGAAANPFGEPFEWRVHRLAKKIAAGADFIQTQCIYNMDKFREWIRQANDMGLTEKVYILAGVTPLKSVGMAKYMKTSVPGLDVPDEYIKRLQGVEKKKAAEEGIKIACEQIEQFKDMKGVAGVHLMAIEWEHRVPEIAERAKVLPRPQV